One Lachnospiraceae bacterium C1.1 genomic region harbors:
- a CDS encoding NUDIX hydrolase, producing MEFWDIYDEDKKLTGRTMKRNDWNMKEGDFHLTVLGAVKRKDGKYLITKRAMDKEWAPGAWEIPGGGVRAGESSEEAVKREILEETGIDVSSADGGYVFTYKRVNPEEKNNYFVDVYSFEMDFSEADVNAQEEETNGFAIVGLDEIRAQAEKGQFLHYDSIKQIFT from the coding sequence ATGGAATTTTGGGATATTTATGACGAGGACAAGAAACTCACAGGAAGAACCATGAAACGCAACGACTGGAATATGAAAGAGGGAGATTTCCATCTGACAGTTCTTGGAGCAGTAAAGAGAAAAGATGGAAAATATCTTATAACCAAAAGAGCCATGGATAAAGAATGGGCACCGGGTGCCTGGGAAATTCCGGGCGGCGGGGTAAGAGCCGGGGAAAGTTCAGAGGAAGCTGTGAAACGCGAAATACTCGAAGAAACCGGAATTGATGTTAGTTCTGCTGATGGCGGATATGTTTTTACTTATAAAAGAGTAAATCCGGAAGAAAAGAACAATTACTTTGTTGATGTCTACAGCTTTGAAATGGATTTTTCGGAAGCAGACGTAAATGCACAGGAAGAAGAAACAAACGGATTTGCAATAGTCGGTCTTGATGAAATAAGGGCACAGGCTGAAAAAGGACAGTTTTTGCACTATGACAGTATAAAGCAGATTTTTACATAA